One window of Flavobacterium dauae genomic DNA carries:
- a CDS encoding TetR/AcrR family transcriptional regulator — protein sequence MGRKKKNETENTEKALPKPRKTLSGPLRDKYRTMARMVAAVGKVIQKKGYPGLTAPNIATAAGVDKRLVWTYFGGVNKLIEEYIHQKDFWRLAEKGDVEALLKDPNQIGHNEIGDLLQSQFEVLLKDKALQKIIHWELGENNKMLRNLADEREKIGEQLFSLIMPDFEKSTVDLRARLAIILGGIYYLSLHSKSNGSLVCGIDINEDSGKKRIENAIREIIFEAYEKAGVKK from the coding sequence ATGGGACGAAAGAAAAAAAACGAAACAGAAAATACAGAAAAAGCACTTCCTAAACCAAGAAAAACCTTATCAGGTCCTCTTCGGGATAAATACCGAACAATGGCAAGGATGGTGGCTGCCGTCGGTAAAGTGATACAAAAAAAAGGCTATCCCGGACTTACTGCTCCAAATATTGCCACAGCTGCCGGAGTAGATAAAAGATTAGTCTGGACCTATTTTGGAGGCGTTAATAAATTGATAGAAGAGTATATTCATCAGAAAGACTTTTGGAGACTTGCTGAAAAAGGAGATGTTGAAGCTTTGTTAAAAGATCCAAATCAAATTGGACACAATGAAATAGGTGATTTATTACAAAGCCAATTTGAGGTATTACTAAAAGACAAAGCCTTACAAAAAATTATTCATTGGGAACTGGGAGAGAATAATAAGATGTTAAGAAATTTGGCAGATGAAAGAGAAAAAATCGGGGAACAATTATTTTCCCTTATAATGCCTGATTTTGAAAAATCAACTGTCGATTTAAGAGCAAGATTAGCAATAATTCTTGGTGGTATTTATTATCTTTCCTTACATTCAAAATCCAACGGAAGTTTAGTTTGTGGAATTGATATTAATGAAGATTCAGGAAAGAAACGTATAGAAAATGCTATAAGAGAAATTATCTTTGAAGCCTACGAAAAGGCAGGAGTTAAAAAATAA
- a CDS encoding N-6 DNA methylase, translating into MGFSKRQHLQQNIDALRVAFTLEREKRQATTDERLLMMQYSGFGGLKFVLNPIANEADINHWRKTEHDLFSITQELHQLLKENATDEKQYHRYVDSMKSSVLTAFYTPPQVIDAISETLRESGVNIQKFLEPSAGIGSFIQSFSENQQPKVTAYEKDLLTGKILKQLYPQSNIRVSGFEEISEKEQNSYDVVASNIPFGDTSVFDLSYSRSKDSVKVQAARSIHNYFFLKGNDILREGGLQAFITSQGVLNSPKNEPIRRALMENNNLVSVVRLPNNLFTEYAGTEVGSDLIILQKDTAKQSLTETEELFCQNRQTKYGTPSNAYFQNGSRVIHTDRKIGTDPYGQPAVIYTHKNGVTGIAKDLKQMLSEDFGNRLDLNLYKGERNDEPLVQIPVTPTPTVTPPVVDVAPVIIPQKPQSEIRWESSQELNQLSIFDLFENVGEPVAVIAPPKRTAQSKRKTAKRSRKPINRQTDLFGSKMQQPYASPKSTGNTNDTPQTNGKKQEVVGDLFSGLGGNGQAEKPAIPEPAPYGGELQSFHRNDCLVVDNGWVGHLQDVDTAGGTAVFHPLRLPPLQKARAEAYIAVRDIYQQLYNKEAELHTEHIAERETLNRLYDAFVKRYGNLNDAKNIELIKTDSAGKEIRYLERVVGGVLHKADIFSRPVSFSTAAITTDNPEEALSASLNKCGSVDLDYMSEVSGMPSDTLKEHLHGRIYYNPLQRKYEIAERWIAGNVVEKAQEVRDYLERHPDDTQAKESLTALEEARPRRIEFDELDFNLGERWIPTGVYSRFASHLFNTEVDIYYSDSSDDFAVKCSQKNVQIQDQYAVKAESRTFDGIALLKHALVNTTPDITKKITVDDKEIKVRDMEAIQMANTKIDEIRTVFTDWLHAQNDEFKTRLTDQYNDTFNCFVRPNYDGSHQEFPGLDRKGLGIEDLYSSQKDAVWMIKMNNGAICDHEVGAGKTLIMCTAAQEMKRLGLAHKPMIIGLKSNVHEIAETYRTAYPHAKILFPGKNDFSPKKRQRIFGDIKNNEWDAIILTHDQFGMIPQSSEIQKEILENELQNVEDNLAAVETQGKDISRGMLKGVQVRKKNLEVKLKTLEHDIENRKDDVVDFKMMGIDHLLVDESHQFKNLMFNTRHSRVAGLGNVDGSQKAMNLLFAIRTIQQRTNADMGATFLSGTTISNSLTELYLLFKYLRPRSLEKQGINCFDAWAAIYARKTTDYEFSVANNIVAKERFRYFIKVPELAQFYSEITDYRTAKDIGIDRPDKNEIFYNIPPTPDQEQFIENLMKFAKSGDATLLGREPLSPREEKAKMLIATDYARKMSLDMRMVSGIYEDHTDNKATHCANNIAKYYHKFNAQKGTQFVFSDLGTYKPNEWNIYSEIKRKLVEDHGIPANEIRFIQEAKTDKQRKELIKGMNEGKIRVLFGSTSMLGTGVNAQKRAVAVHHLDTPWRPSDLAQRDGRAIRKGNEIAKYFADNKVDVVIYAVEKSLDSYKFNLLFNKQLFIDQLKSNNLGKRTIDEGSMDEKSGMNFSEYVAILSGNTDLLDKAKVEKQIAGLESEKQAFSRSKYSAKYKLEDYKAELDKTQSRFDRMSLDWNNLQKRIQKRKDGTAVNLVQLDGLSPNASAKQVGAKLNQLADKSRTGGDYEEIGSLYGFQLLVKTEMSEKDGVDIRVNRFFIQGEGNIKYNHNFGVIAKDPETASINFLRALEKLPSYMEKEQERIYNFQKDIPILQEVVNGTWSKENILSGLKTELAAIDRKIQLSIEPEKKEEPLEQVDKKQKTSNISERIIRTKGVQLPRGIL; encoded by the coding sequence ATGGGCTTCAGTAAACGCCAACATCTCCAACAGAATATTGATGCTCTGCGGGTTGCCTTTACATTGGAAAGGGAGAAACGGCAAGCCACTACAGACGAAAGACTCTTAATGATGCAATATAGCGGATTTGGCGGTCTTAAATTTGTGTTGAACCCCATAGCGAATGAAGCAGACATCAACCATTGGCGAAAAACCGAACACGACCTTTTCTCAATTACGCAGGAACTCCACCAACTATTAAAAGAAAACGCTACGGACGAAAAGCAATACCATAGGTATGTGGACAGTATGAAAAGTTCCGTACTAACGGCTTTTTACACTCCTCCACAGGTCATTGATGCGATTTCTGAAACCTTGCGTGAAAGCGGTGTAAATATTCAGAAATTTTTAGAACCCTCCGCAGGTATCGGGTCATTTATACAATCCTTTTCCGAAAATCAACAACCCAAAGTTACCGCCTATGAAAAGGACTTGCTGACAGGCAAGATTTTAAAACAGCTCTATCCGCAAAGCAATATCCGTGTGAGTGGTTTTGAGGAAATATCAGAAAAAGAACAAAACAGCTATGATGTAGTTGCAAGCAATATTCCGTTTGGCGATACCTCCGTATTTGATCTTTCCTATTCCAGAAGCAAGGACAGTGTAAAGGTACAAGCTGCCCGAAGCATTCATAACTATTTCTTTTTGAAAGGGAATGATATACTCCGTGAGGGCGGTTTACAGGCTTTCATTACCTCACAAGGCGTTTTAAATAGCCCTAAAAATGAACCGATACGCAGGGCGTTGATGGAAAACAACAATCTGGTTTCGGTCGTCCGTTTGCCCAACAACCTGTTTACAGAATATGCAGGTACAGAAGTCGGAAGCGATTTGATAATCCTGCAAAAGGATACGGCAAAGCAAAGCCTGACCGAAACGGAAGAACTGTTTTGCCAAAACAGACAGACCAAATATGGTACACCAAGCAATGCTTACTTTCAGAACGGATCGAGAGTTATACATACCGACCGTAAAATTGGCACAGACCCCTACGGACAACCTGCCGTCATTTATACGCACAAAAATGGTGTTACCGGAATTGCCAAAGATTTAAAGCAAATGCTTTCCGAAGATTTTGGAAACCGTTTGGACTTGAACTTATACAAAGGTGAACGGAACGATGAGCCATTGGTACAAATTCCTGTTACACCAACGCCAACGGTTACACCTCCGGTCGTAGATGTAGCCCCTGTAATCATTCCCCAAAAGCCACAATCCGAAATCCGTTGGGAAAGTTCACAGGAACTGAATCAATTGAGCATTTTCGACCTGTTTGAAAATGTGGGCGAACCCGTAGCCGTTATTGCTCCGCCAAAGCGGACTGCACAATCCAAAAGAAAAACAGCTAAGCGAAGCCGAAAACCCATAAACCGCCAAACTGACTTGTTCGGTAGCAAGATGCAACAACCTTATGCATCGCCTAAATCTACTGGAAACACCAACGATACTCCACAAACAAACGGTAAAAAACAGGAAGTTGTCGGCGACCTTTTTTCGGGTTTGGGTGGGAATGGCCAAGCTGAAAAGCCAGCCATTCCCGAACCTGCTCCGTATGGTGGCGAACTGCAATCATTCCATCGCAACGATTGCCTTGTGGTGGATAACGGCTGGGTCGGTCATCTGCAAGATGTAGATACCGCCGGCGGTACGGCTGTTTTCCACCCGTTGCGATTACCTCCTTTACAAAAAGCAAGAGCTGAAGCCTATATTGCGGTTCGGGACATTTACCAACAGCTTTACAACAAAGAAGCGGAACTACACACCGAACATATAGCAGAAAGAGAAACTCTCAACCGCCTTTACGATGCCTTTGTTAAAAGGTATGGTAATCTCAACGATGCCAAGAATATTGAACTGATTAAAACGGACAGTGCAGGTAAGGAAATCCGTTATCTGGAACGTGTCGTTGGCGGTGTGTTGCATAAGGCGGATATATTCAGCCGTCCTGTAAGTTTTTCTACCGCCGCTATCACAACCGATAATCCCGAAGAAGCGTTATCGGCATCGTTGAACAAGTGCGGAAGCGTGGATTTGGACTATATGTCTGAAGTCAGCGGTATGCCATCCGATACGTTGAAAGAACACTTACACGGTCGTATCTACTACAATCCATTGCAAAGGAAGTACGAAATTGCCGAACGCTGGATTGCAGGTAATGTGGTGGAAAAAGCCCAAGAAGTCAGAGATTACCTCGAACGCCATCCCGATGATACCCAAGCCAAAGAAAGCCTTACCGCATTAGAAGAAGCCCGACCAAGACGTATCGAATTTGATGAGCTGGACTTCAACCTCGGCGAACGCTGGATTCCTACAGGTGTATATTCCCGTTTTGCATCGCATCTATTTAATACGGAAGTAGATATTTATTATTCCGACAGCTCCGATGATTTTGCCGTTAAGTGTTCACAAAAGAATGTACAGATTCAGGATCAATATGCCGTCAAAGCGGAAAGCCGAACTTTTGACGGGATTGCCCTGCTCAAACACGCTTTGGTCAATACCACTCCGGATATTACCAAGAAAATAACAGTTGATGATAAGGAAATCAAGGTACGGGACATGGAAGCCATACAAATGGCAAATACTAAGATAGATGAAATCAGAACTGTCTTTACCGACTGGCTTCATGCACAGAATGATGAGTTCAAAACAAGGCTGACCGACCAGTACAATGATACGTTCAACTGTTTTGTACGCCCGAATTATGATGGCTCCCATCAGGAGTTTCCAGGATTAGACCGCAAAGGATTAGGCATTGAAGACCTGTATTCAAGTCAGAAAGATGCCGTCTGGATGATAAAGATGAACAATGGTGCCATATGCGACCACGAAGTCGGTGCGGGGAAGACATTAATCATGTGTACGGCAGCACAGGAAATGAAACGATTAGGGTTAGCCCATAAACCGATGATTATCGGACTTAAAAGCAACGTCCATGAAATCGCTGAAACCTATCGTACCGCCTATCCGCACGCTAAAATACTGTTTCCCGGAAAGAACGACTTTTCGCCCAAGAAACGACAACGGATTTTCGGCGATATTAAAAATAACGAGTGGGATGCCATTATTTTAACGCATGACCAGTTCGGGATGATACCCCAATCATCCGAAATACAGAAAGAAATACTGGAAAATGAGCTTCAAAATGTTGAAGACAACCTTGCTGCTGTGGAAACACAAGGTAAAGATATTTCAAGGGGAATGCTCAAAGGAGTTCAGGTTCGTAAGAAGAACCTTGAAGTGAAGTTAAAGACACTGGAACACGATATTGAAAACCGTAAAGATGATGTCGTGGACTTTAAGATGATGGGCATCGACCATTTGCTTGTGGACGAGAGCCACCAGTTCAAGAATTTGATGTTCAACACTCGGCATAGTCGTGTTGCCGGACTGGGTAATGTGGACGGAAGCCAAAAGGCGATGAACCTGCTCTTTGCCATCCGTACCATCCAGCAGCGTACCAATGCGGATATGGGAGCTACATTTCTGTCGGGGACTACTATCAGCAATTCACTGACGGAACTATATCTTCTGTTCAAATACCTGCGACCACGTTCTTTGGAAAAACAAGGCATCAATTGTTTTGATGCCTGGGCTGCAATTTATGCACGAAAAACGACCGATTATGAATTTTCGGTAGCCAACAATATCGTGGCAAAAGAACGTTTTCGCTACTTTATCAAAGTACCGGAGCTCGCTCAATTCTATTCCGAAATCACAGACTACCGTACAGCAAAGGATATAGGCATTGACCGTCCTGATAAAAACGAAATATTCTATAATATACCGCCAACACCGGATCAGGAGCAATTTATTGAAAACCTGATGAAATTCGCTAAGTCTGGCGATGCAACTTTATTGGGCAGGGAACCGCTTTCTCCACGGGAAGAAAAAGCAAAGATGCTCATCGCTACGGACTATGCCCGTAAGATGTCATTGGATATGCGAATGGTAAGCGGTATTTATGAAGATCACACTGATAATAAAGCTACACACTGTGCCAATAATATCGCCAAGTATTATCACAAATTCAATGCACAGAAAGGCACGCAATTCGTTTTCTCGGATTTGGGAACATACAAGCCGAACGAATGGAATATCTACTCTGAAATCAAACGCAAGCTCGTGGAAGATCACGGCATACCTGCGAATGAAATCCGGTTCATTCAGGAAGCCAAAACCGACAAGCAACGCAAGGAACTTATCAAAGGAATGAACGAGGGTAAAATTCGTGTGCTGTTCGGCTCAACGAGTATGCTCGGAACGGGCGTAAACGCACAGAAAAGAGCTGTTGCTGTTCATCACTTAGATACGCCGTGGCGACCGTCCGACCTTGCCCAACGTGACGGTCGGGCAATTCGCAAAGGCAATGAAATTGCCAAGTATTTTGCCGACAATAAGGTAGATGTTGTCATCTATGCCGTTGAGAAATCGCTGGACAGTTATAAGTTCAATCTGCTGTTTAACAAACAGCTTTTTATTGACCAGTTGAAATCCAATAATCTCGGTAAACGTACTATTGACGAAGGAAGTATGGACGAAAAATCAGGAATGAACTTTTCGGAATATGTGGCAATTCTGTCGGGGAATACCGACCTGCTGGATAAAGCGAAGGTCGAAAAACAAATCGCAGGATTGGAAAGTGAAAAACAGGCATTTAGCCGTTCCAAGTACAGTGCCAAATACAAATTGGAAGACTACAAGGCAGAGCTTGACAAAACTCAATCCCGGTTTGACCGTATGAGTCTTGATTGGAATAACCTACAAAAACGTATTCAAAAACGTAAGGACGGTACTGCCGTCAATCTTGTCCAGTTGGACGGCTTATCTCCCAATGCAAGTGCCAAACAGGTCGGAGCCAAGCTCAACCAGCTTGCGGATAAATCCCGTACCGGAGGTGATTATGAAGAAATCGGTAGCCTTTATGGCTTTCAGCTTTTAGTCAAAACCGAAATGTCAGAAAAAGACGGTGTGGATATACGGGTAAACCGATTTTTTATACAAGGCGAGGGAAACATTAAATACAACCACAATTTCGGGGTAATTGCAAAAGACCCCGAAACCGCTTCTATAAACTTTTTGAGAGCACTGGAAAAACTACCGTCATATATGGAAAAAGAACAGGAAAGGATTTATAATTTTCAAAAGGATATACCAATTCTTCAGGAGGTTGTCAATGGTACTTGGTCAAAGGAAAACATATTAAGCGGACTCAAAACAGAACTGGCTGCTATTGACCGAAAGATACAGCTATCTATTGAACCAGAAAAAAAGGAAGAACCTTTAGAACAAGTCGATAAAAAGCAAAAAACGTCAAATATTTCTGAAAGAATTATCCGGACAAAAGGTGTTCAGCTTCCACGAGGGATATTATAA
- a CDS encoding DUF1896 domain-containing protein yields MSTQQKDLSYFRLRLQELLNSSFPEKAHDHKFIDQRSSWAANAYEGAFRSGNAIDQCDEIASYILFEGLHFSKFDTVFEVICNEFDTLMADEELRPFALKMFSICEPVFAKYELTDDFAYGYEFDVLYTELTGTIALWIEENGLQ; encoded by the coding sequence ATGAGTACACAGCAAAAAGACCTATCGTATTTCAGATTACGACTGCAAGAACTGTTAAACAGTAGCTTCCCCGAAAAGGCACACGACCACAAATTTATTGACCAACGTTCCTCGTGGGCTGCCAATGCTTACGAGGGAGCGTTCCGCTCCGGCAACGCTATCGACCAATGCGATGAAATTGCTAGTTACATACTCTTTGAGGGGCTGCACTTCTCAAAATTCGATACGGTTTTTGAGGTTATCTGCAACGAGTTCGATACCCTAATGGCAGATGAGGAACTGCGACCGTTCGCCCTGAAAATGTTTTCTATATGTGAACCTGTTTTTGCCAAGTATGAACTGACCGATGATTTCGCTTACGGTTATGAGTTTGATGTCCTCTATACCGAATTGACCGGAACCATCGCCTTATGGATTGAAGAAAATGGGCTTCAGTAA
- a CDS encoding DUF262 domain-containing protein, whose translation MSEVKDTKSFSINDILSWRDNGELILSPKYQRNKVWNLNAKSYLIDTILRGYPIPQIFIRQQIDISTRKTIREVIDGQQRITALIEYYDNLFKIQKSHNKEFGALSYSELPDIEKENFLNYNISFEIVKLKDDSKIYEMFARLNTNNIALNKQELRNAQYWGDFKVFILQKSSDFKNIFIDKKIFKDKDLSRMADVDFMNSLVIHLIDGIVTDSNTKTESYYKKYDKEFTIQEEIEEKLNRIFYIIESIFYNSLFNSKIFYRKNYFWTLFAALNHQLYGVLDADIPRVDHFSNDNFDANINLFISKISLFESEFLESEYGSDNTNHSIIEFEKFHRTRTTSKEERKLRVKILCEYLIN comes from the coding sequence ATGAGTGAAGTTAAGGATACTAAATCTTTTTCAATAAATGATATACTATCTTGGAGAGATAACGGAGAACTTATATTATCTCCTAAATACCAAAGGAATAAAGTATGGAATTTAAATGCAAAATCATATTTAATAGATACTATTTTAAGAGGTTATCCCATCCCCCAAATCTTTATTAGACAACAAATAGATATTTCTACAAGAAAAACAATTCGAGAAGTTATTGATGGACAACAAAGGATAACAGCCCTTATCGAATATTATGACAATCTTTTCAAGATACAAAAGTCTCACAATAAAGAGTTTGGAGCTTTAAGCTATTCTGAACTACCCGACATTGAGAAAGAAAATTTTTTAAACTATAACATAAGCTTTGAAATAGTCAAACTAAAAGACGATTCGAAAATATACGAAATGTTTGCAAGATTGAACACAAACAATATTGCTCTGAACAAACAAGAGCTAAGAAATGCTCAATACTGGGGTGATTTTAAAGTTTTTATCTTACAAAAATCATCTGATTTCAAGAATATATTTATTGATAAAAAAATATTCAAGGATAAAGATTTAAGTAGAATGGCTGATGTTGATTTTATGAACTCTCTCGTTATCCATTTAATTGACGGTATTGTTACTGACAGTAATACTAAAACTGAATCATATTATAAAAAATATGATAAAGAATTTACAATTCAAGAAGAAATAGAAGAGAAATTGAATAGAATTTTTTATATTATAGAAAGTATTTTTTACAACTCTCTATTCAATTCTAAAATTTTCTATAGAAAAAATTATTTTTGGACTCTATTTGCAGCTTTAAATCATCAACTTTATGGTGTGTTAGACGCTGACATCCCAAGAGTTGATCATTTTTCTAATGATAATTTTGACGCTAACATTAACTTATTTATTTCTAAAATTTCTCTCTTTGAATCAGAATTTCTTGAATCAGAATATGGCTCTGATAATACAAATCATAGTATTATTGAATTTGAAAAATTCCATAGAACAAGAACGACAAGTAAAGAAGAACGCAAGCTTAGAGTGAAAATACTATGTGAATATTTAATTAATTAG
- a CDS encoding histone H1 gives MQELIEKINESYEAMKADAELQAEKGNKAAGTRARKASLELEKLLKEFRKASLEASKA, from the coding sequence ATGCAAGAACTAATTGAAAAAATCAATGAAAGCTATGAAGCGATGAAAGCTGATGCAGAATTGCAAGCAGAGAAAGGAAACAAAGCAGCAGGTACAAGAGCACGTAAGGCTTCTCTTGAATTGGAGAAACTTTTAAAAGAGTTCAGAAAAGCATCTTTGGAAGCATCTAAAGCTTAA
- a CDS encoding ORF6N domain-containing protein produces the protein MENKPTIVPKEIRNLIYTIRGRQVMLDSDLASLYHVETKILNKAVKRNIERFPEKFCFQLTDEEADFLRFQIGTSNVGRGGRRYLPYVFGEQGIAMLSAVLRSNVAVRVSIEIMEAFVEMRKMLISNASLFHRLDNIELKQLQADQKFEEIFKALESDKLHAEKGIFYNGQVFDAYTFVSDIIRNAESSIILLDNYVDDTVLTLLGKRNTNVTATIYTKSVSNQLRLDLQRYNSQYPPIEVEVFSDAHDRFLIIDQTELYHIGASLKDLGKKWFAFSRMDIEVGRMLKILNTP, from the coding sequence ATGGAAAATAAACCGACTATTGTACCCAAAGAAATCAGAAATCTGATTTATACTATACGTGGCAGACAAGTGATGCTCGACAGCGACCTCGCTTCGCTGTATCACGTTGAAACCAAAATACTGAACAAAGCGGTAAAACGGAATATAGAGCGGTTTCCCGAAAAATTCTGTTTTCAACTGACCGATGAGGAAGCGGATTTTTTGAGGTTCCAAATTGGAACCTCAAACGTAGGGCGAGGCGGAAGACGTTACCTGCCCTACGTTTTCGGCGAACAAGGAATAGCAATGCTATCCGCAGTGCTTCGCTCCAATGTCGCCGTAAGAGTGAGTATTGAGATTATGGAAGCCTTTGTAGAAATGCGAAAAATGCTTATCAGCAACGCTTCGCTGTTTCATCGTTTGGATAACATAGAACTGAAACAATTACAAGCCGACCAAAAATTTGAGGAAATATTTAAGGCATTGGAAAGCGACAAACTCCACGCTGAAAAAGGTATCTTCTACAATGGACAGGTCTTTGATGCCTATACATTTGTATCGGATATTATCAGAAATGCTGAAAGCTCCATTATCCTGCTGGATAATTATGTGGACGATACGGTACTGACCTTATTGGGCAAACGCAATACGAACGTAACCGCTACTATCTACACCAAAAGCGTCAGCAATCAGCTACGGCTGGATTTACAACGCTACAACAGCCAATATCCGCCTATCGAAGTAGAGGTTTTCTCCGATGCACACGACCGATTTTTAATCATAGACCAAACGGAACTATACCATATCGGCGCATCGCTCAAAGATTTGGGCAAAAAATGGTTTGCCTTTTCACGAATGGATATTGAAGTCGGCAGAATGCTTAAAATTCTGAACACTCCATAA
- a CDS encoding type IA DNA topoisomerase produces the protein MKTIIAEKPSVAREIAGLVGASDKKDGYLTGNGYFVTWAFGHLIGLGMPEDYGISGFDKASLPILPNPFVLTVRKVKKDKGYQADTGALKQLKVIKELFNKSNSIIVATDAGREGELIFRYIYEYLKCNKPFERLWISSLTEKAIKQGFDSLKDGAAFDGLYQAAQGRSRADWLVGINATQALSIAAGNGIYSLGRVQTPTLALICKRYLENKNFSVKKYWQIQLLHRKEDIDFKSISKTKWDEQKLAEDTLRSIQRHGTATVVSVESKNTTEQPPLLFDLTGLQKEANKKLNLSAEQTLNIAQSLYEQKFITYPRTGSKYIPEDMWAEIPNLVRALQDNENFKQAVSKLKWGRFNKRIVNDLRVTDHHGLLITDKIPSALNADETKVYNMIAFRLLEAISQACVKEITDIALEVSHYDFTLKGCKILEAGWRSIKGSFSDEDTEPIQDLPDLKKGDELKIQEASVLEKKTKPPVLFTEAGLLSAMENAGKEIENEDERKALQHIGIGTPATRAAIIETLFTRNYIQREKKSLIPTEKGLQVYGLVKDRKIADVAMTAEWELALQKIENNEVDARVFLREMETYAKSITDELLQTSIANTNLPKLTCPKCKSQQLIIRDKIVKCPDEHCNWVQFRNVCGVHISIDDITSLVNQSKTSLIKGMTSKSGKKFDAYIILKENAESTFEFEKKKSNKRNGK, from the coding sequence ATGAAAACAATCATTGCAGAAAAACCAAGTGTAGCAAGGGAAATAGCCGGACTTGTGGGAGCTTCCGATAAAAAGGACGGCTACCTGACAGGTAACGGCTATTTTGTTACGTGGGCATTCGGACATCTTATAGGTCTGGGAATGCCCGAAGATTACGGGATTTCGGGGTTTGATAAGGCTTCATTGCCTATTCTTCCGAACCCGTTTGTTTTGACCGTTCGCAAGGTCAAAAAGGACAAAGGCTATCAAGCCGATACAGGAGCATTGAAGCAACTAAAAGTCATCAAAGAACTATTCAATAAAAGCAACAGTATTATTGTTGCGACCGATGCGGGGCGTGAGGGCGAATTGATATTTCGGTACATTTATGAATACCTGAAATGCAACAAGCCCTTTGAGCGGCTTTGGATAAGCTCGCTTACCGAAAAAGCCATAAAGCAAGGGTTTGACAGCCTGAAAGACGGAGCGGCATTTGACGGATTGTATCAGGCTGCACAAGGCAGAAGCCGTGCCGATTGGCTGGTGGGCATCAACGCCACACAAGCGTTGAGCATAGCCGCAGGCAACGGGATTTATTCGCTGGGCAGAGTGCAAACGCCTACATTGGCTTTGATTTGCAAACGCTATCTGGAAAACAAAAATTTCTCGGTTAAGAAGTATTGGCAAATTCAGCTATTACACCGCAAAGAGGATATTGATTTTAAAAGTATCTCAAAAACCAAATGGGACGAACAGAAGTTAGCGGAAGATACCTTGCGTTCCATCCAAAGACACGGAACCGCTACGGTTGTATCTGTGGAAAGCAAAAATACCACTGAGCAACCGCCCTTATTGTTTGACCTGACAGGACTGCAAAAGGAAGCCAACAAAAAGCTGAACCTATCTGCCGAACAAACGCTCAATATTGCTCAAAGCCTGTACGAACAAAAATTTATTACCTATCCCCGTACCGGAAGTAAATACATACCTGAAGATATGTGGGCTGAAATTCCCAACCTTGTAAGAGCGTTACAGGACAACGAGAATTTCAAGCAAGCTGTTTCAAAATTGAAATGGGGGCGTTTCAATAAGCGAATTGTAAACGATTTGCGTGTAACAGACCACCACGGGTTGTTGATTACCGACAAAATTCCGTCTGCACTCAATGCGGACGAAACAAAAGTGTATAATATGATTGCCTTTCGACTGCTCGAAGCCATATCACAAGCCTGCGTAAAAGAGATAACCGATATAGCGTTAGAAGTATCGCACTATGATTTTACGCTGAAAGGCTGTAAGATATTAGAGGCTGGCTGGCGTTCCATAAAAGGCAGTTTCTCGGACGAAGATACAGAACCGATACAGGATTTACCCGATTTGAAAAAAGGCGATGAACTGAAAATACAGGAAGCCTCCGTTTTGGAAAAGAAAACCAAACCGCCTGTACTTTTTACCGAAGCCGGACTATTGTCGGCAATGGAAAATGCCGGAAAGGAAATCGAAAATGAGGACGAACGAAAAGCCCTGCAACATATCGGTATTGGCACTCCGGCTACACGAGCGGCAATAATCGAAACCTTATTTACCCGCAATTATATCCAACGGGAAAAAAAATCCTTAATCCCAACAGAGAAAGGATTGCAGGTATATGGATTGGTCAAAGACCGCAAAATTGCGGACGTGGCTATGACTGCCGAATGGGAATTGGCTTTGCAGAAAATCGAAAATAACGAAGTTGATGCAAGGGTATTTCTACGGGAAATGGAAACTTACGCAAAGTCTATAACAGACGAATTACTACAAACTTCCATTGCCAATACGAACCTGCCCAAACTTACCTGCCCGAAATGTAAAAGCCAACAACTTATAATCCGTGATAAGATTGTCAAATGCCCTGACGAACATTGTAATTGGGTACAGTTCCGTAACGTGTGCGGTGTACATATCAGCATAGATGATATTACGAGCCTTGTCAATCAAAGCAAAACTTCTCTGATTAAAGGAATGACGAGCAAATCCGGAAAGAAATTCGATGCGTACATCATACTAAAAGAGAATGCCGAAAGCACCTTTGAATTTGAGAAAAAGAAAAGCAATAAACGCAATGGAAAATAA